Proteins from one Lachnospiraceae bacterium KGMB03038 genomic window:
- a CDS encoding DUF368 domain-containing protein: MRQERKDSQPAGIFLIRLFQGMLIGLGAVLPGISGGVLCVVFGIYRPVMELLSSPFKRFRTHMPKLLPVVIGVAVGFIGIANLLSFFLEKYPDPSVCVFVGLITGMLPSLMREAGQEGRSKGSWISMGIAFVVIIVLLTALNVMNIQIVPNTGWYLFCGFCLALSIIAPGMSFSTLLMPLGLYTPFVDGLGHLDPQVICASGIGAIVTVICLAKGVDALFRNFYSYAFHGIIGIVAAATIMIIPVKSFAASAGAMLTNVICLAAGIVCALALDKFNSRFPKE; this comes from the coding sequence ATGAGACAAGAAAGAAAAGATAGTCAGCCGGCGGGAATCTTTTTGATCCGCCTGTTTCAGGGAATGTTGATCGGCCTGGGAGCGGTTCTGCCGGGAATATCAGGCGGAGTCCTCTGCGTGGTCTTTGGAATCTATCGGCCGGTCATGGAACTTTTATCCAGTCCTTTTAAACGATTCCGGACTCATATGCCCAAACTGCTTCCGGTGGTCATCGGCGTGGCTGTAGGGTTTATCGGAATTGCAAACTTATTATCCTTTTTCCTGGAAAAATATCCAGATCCTTCCGTATGCGTATTTGTTGGCCTGATCACTGGGATGCTGCCTTCCCTTATGCGGGAGGCCGGGCAGGAAGGGCGAAGTAAAGGCTCCTGGATATCCATGGGGATTGCTTTCGTGGTGATCATTGTCCTTTTGACAGCGTTAAATGTGATGAATATCCAGATCGTGCCTAATACAGGCTGGTATCTGTTCTGCGGATTCTGTCTGGCATTGAGCATTATTGCTCCCGGCATGAGCTTTTCAACGCTGCTTATGCCTTTGGGATTGTATACGCCTTTTGTGGACGGTCTGGGACATTTGGATCCGCAGGTGATCTGTGCCAGCGGGATCGGCGCCATAGTGACGGTGATCTGTCTGGCCAAAGGTGTGGACGCTTTATTCAGAAACTTTTATTCTTATGCCTTCCATGGGATCATAGGAATTGTCGCGGCGGCTACCATCATGATCATACCGGTGAAAAGTTTTGCGGCTTCCGCGGGGGCTATGCTGACCAACGTGATCTGCCTTGCGGCCGGTATTGTGTGCGCTTTGGCGCTGGATAAGTTCAACAGCAGATTTCCAAAAGAATAA
- a CDS encoding SDR family oxidoreductase produces MYLQDMFGLDGKVAIVTGGGRGIGQVIACGLAKAGAEVVILCRSGAKETVELIEREGGKAYDLKTDVTDEAQVDHALQTILERSGSIDVLFNNAGICMHQSTLEATVEEFRQVVDVNLTGEFIMARAVGRIMIERGIKGSIINMASMSGSIVNIPQWQCSYNASKAAVIHMTKSLAVEWAEHGIRVNSLSPGYIATPMAVDVPKELKDAWMPLIPLHRMGTPEELIPPILYLASDASGYTTGSDIIVDGAYSCQ; encoded by the coding sequence ATGTATTTACAAGATATGTTTGGACTGGACGGCAAAGTTGCCATCGTTACCGGAGGAGGCCGGGGAATCGGACAGGTCATTGCCTGCGGGCTTGCGAAGGCCGGCGCGGAAGTTGTGATCTTGTGCCGCTCCGGCGCTAAAGAAACCGTTGAACTGATCGAAAGAGAAGGCGGAAAAGCGTACGACTTAAAGACGGATGTGACCGATGAAGCCCAGGTGGATCACGCGCTTCAGACAATTCTTGAGCGCTCTGGTTCTATCGACGTTCTTTTCAACAACGCCGGAATCTGTATGCATCAATCTACATTGGAAGCCACAGTCGAAGAGTTCCGCCAGGTAGTGGATGTAAATCTTACTGGCGAATTTATCATGGCGCGGGCCGTAGGCCGAATCATGATCGAGCGTGGCATCAAAGGAAGTATCATCAATATGGCTTCTATGTCCGGAAGCATTGTAAACATTCCTCAATGGCAGTGTTCCTACAACGCTTCCAAAGCCGCCGTCATCCATATGACGAAATCTCTGGCCGTAGAATGGGCAGAGCACGGAATCCGGGTAAATTCCTTAAGCCCTGGATATATCGCCACCCCCATGGCCGTCGATGTTCCAAAAGAGCTGAAAGACGCCTGGATGCCTCTTATTCCGCTGCACCGGATGGGAACGCCAGAAGAGCTGATCCCGCCCATACTATATTTGGCTTCTGACGCATCCGGATATACCACCGGAAGCGATATTATCGTAGACGGCGCATATTCCTGCCAGTAA
- a CDS encoding FtsX-like permease family protein: MRTEMIRTMKQVFGKLRKYGKSDYRLLRLCNFLADLLITAFAFIICSPTIQDTFPDNGDSMKQVMMIFVLALAGCLIFTAYAAALFFRYKSREIGVLLALGAGKRSLGGQLFLDLGISMVLPGAGGILLGAPFAWGIWQIFRLFLVDKSGTVLTFTFGGLAVGLAFLSVSLAVSCLLGLRFLAGASVMDVVNTQRRSEPIRDVKGWYLPVGILLCILGAVLGYGHMGFFVNVLKRMPPGWMQILYLPILPGIYMIILYAVIRGRKKRRHPYQGIISRSMMKFQGRQTVNNMLVMTILVAGACFALFYAPMTSAGLIYDIESWERDVSLRLRKDLDLPDRQEIRELAVQYGVELSEWQETEVICLGRDGVLDELDEETGRFTEEYRKIIGDALCLSESGYEKLTGQEIQVEAGTCDSVVSKGSEEDSAQETGIFTNMSTGRELEAKAGQIRHYRMLSDCVILNDQDFQKISEGLQESWRETFVLFDLAGDKDQQGEYGFAKALYQRILDGSEGAGLDSEFYSRAVKADTEKRGEEYWADSDPEGQFTKEEQGTFSFQTLWKYRPQIRVLEEQDLITRFAVLFMTFVFMALVCFTSVLIISYTRSLTVALGNRQVYQDLERLGAGVEFRYDALRRQISKIYQVPTILGMLAILGFFSMILYVNDGKISPSEGMGLLVCVVLELLLAAVLFGFYRKSLKKVCQMLGVKRRAGGSWQEPS, encoded by the coding sequence ATGAGAACAGAGATGATCCGAACGATGAAACAGGTTTTTGGGAAACTGAGAAAATATGGAAAAAGCGATTACCGGCTGCTGCGGCTGTGCAACTTCCTTGCGGATCTTCTGATCACTGCCTTTGCGTTTATCATCTGCTCCCCTACCATCCAGGATACCTTTCCTGACAATGGAGACAGTATGAAACAGGTAATGATGATCTTCGTCCTGGCGCTGGCAGGGTGCCTGATCTTTACCGCTTATGCGGCCGCCTTGTTTTTCCGTTATAAATCCAGGGAAATAGGAGTGCTTCTGGCGCTGGGGGCCGGCAAACGGTCTCTTGGCGGCCAATTGTTCCTGGATCTTGGCATATCTATGGTACTGCCCGGCGCTGGCGGTATCCTGCTGGGGGCGCCTTTTGCCTGGGGGATCTGGCAGATCTTCCGGTTATTTTTGGTGGATAAAAGCGGGACGGTCCTCACCTTTACTTTTGGGGGACTGGCGGTGGGACTGGCATTTCTGTCGGTGTCCCTGGCGGTATCCTGTCTGCTGGGGCTCCGGTTTCTGGCAGGGGCCAGTGTGATGGACGTGGTAAATACCCAGCGCAGAAGTGAACCGATCCGGGATGTGAAAGGGTGGTATCTGCCTGTGGGAATTCTCCTCTGTATCCTGGGGGCTGTCCTTGGCTACGGACACATGGGATTTTTTGTAAATGTGCTGAAAAGGATGCCTCCGGGCTGGATGCAGATCTTATATCTCCCAATCCTGCCGGGGATCTACATGATCATTTTGTATGCGGTAATCCGGGGCAGGAAGAAGAGAAGGCATCCCTATCAGGGCATCATTTCCAGAAGCATGATGAAGTTTCAGGGACGCCAGACGGTCAATAACATGCTGGTGATGACGATATTGGTGGCAGGCGCTTGTTTTGCCCTGTTCTATGCGCCTATGACCAGCGCGGGTCTCATCTATGATATAGAATCCTGGGAAAGAGATGTATCTCTCCGGCTGCGGAAAGATTTAGATCTGCCAGACCGGCAGGAGATCAGGGAGCTGGCTGTCCAGTATGGGGTGGAGCTTTCTGAATGGCAGGAGACAGAAGTGATCTGTCTGGGCAGAGACGGAGTGCTGGATGAACTGGATGAGGAAACGGGGCGGTTTACCGAAGAATACCGGAAGATCATAGGGGATGCGCTGTGCCTCTCAGAATCCGGCTACGAGAAGCTGACGGGTCAGGAGATCCAGGTGGAGGCAGGGACCTGCGATTCGGTCGTTTCCAAAGGAAGTGAAGAGGATTCAGCCCAGGAGACAGGGATTTTTACGAATATGTCTACCGGGCGGGAGCTGGAGGCAAAGGCCGGGCAGATCCGTCATTACCGCATGCTGTCAGACTGCGTGATCTTAAACGACCAGGATTTCCAGAAGATTTCAGAAGGTCTTCAGGAGAGCTGGCGGGAGACGTTTGTCCTGTTTGATCTGGCGGGAGACAAAGACCAGCAGGGGGAATATGGATTTGCCAAGGCCCTTTACCAGAGGATCCTAGATGGCAGCGAAGGCGCTGGACTGGATTCCGAGTTTTATTCCAGGGCGGTGAAAGCGGACACCGAGAAAAGAGGGGAAGAATACTGGGCCGATTCAGATCCGGAGGGACAGTTTACCAAAGAAGAGCAGGGGACATTTTCTTTCCAGACGCTGTGGAAATACCGGCCTCAGATCCGGGTGCTGGAAGAGCAGGATCTGATCACCAGATTCGCGGTACTGTTTATGACATTCGTCTTTATGGCTCTGGTCTGCTTTACCTCCGTGCTGATCATCAGCTATACCCGGAGCCTGACGGTAGCTTTGGGAAACCGTCAGGTGTATCAGGATCTGGAACGGCTGGGAGCTGGAGTGGAATTCAGGTACGATGCTTTGCGGCGTCAGATCTCCAAGATCTACCAGGTGCCGACGATCCTTGGGATGTTGGCGATCCTTGGATTTTTCAGCATGATCCTGTACGTCAACGACGGAAAGATCAGCCCCTCAGAAGGGATGGGGCTTCTGGTATGCGTTGTACTAGAGCTCCTTTTGGCGGCAGTCCTTTTCGGGTTCTATCGGAAGTCTCTGAAAAAGGTGTGCCAAATGCTGGGAGTAAAGAGGCGGGCAGGCGGTTCATGGCAGGAGCCAAGTTGA
- a CDS encoding Crp/Fnr family transcriptional regulator yields the protein MKENQILLEEHYPFWEHLTEEERETLVSNCAEKTYQKGELVHRSEEQCKGAILVLEGQLRVYIVSDEGREVTLFRIREGETCVLSASCLLDAIAFDMLIEAVSAAKALILPTPVLRPIMEENPYVGLYMYRSATERFSDVMWTMQQILFMGIDQRVASFLWDEMLHQGTEISMTHEEIARLIGSAREVVSKVLKYLSEEGIVTLGRGKIRIAAKEKLRNIAQKA from the coding sequence ATGAAAGAAAACCAGATATTACTAGAAGAACATTATCCGTTCTGGGAACATTTGACGGAGGAAGAGCGGGAGACTCTGGTCTCTAACTGTGCGGAGAAAACATATCAAAAAGGAGAGCTGGTCCACCGCTCGGAGGAACAGTGCAAGGGAGCGATTCTTGTCCTGGAAGGACAGCTTCGTGTCTACATTGTCTCAGATGAAGGCCGGGAAGTGACCCTTTTTCGGATCCGGGAGGGGGAGACCTGCGTGCTGTCAGCGTCCTGTCTGTTGGACGCCATTGCTTTTGATATGCTGATCGAGGCGGTATCGGCTGCTAAGGCGCTGATCCTGCCAACTCCGGTACTGCGTCCCATTATGGAGGAAAATCCATACGTGGGGCTGTATATGTACCGGTCAGCCACCGAGCGTTTTTCAGATGTTATGTGGACGATGCAGCAGATTTTATTTATGGGCATTGACCAGAGGGTGGCCAGCTTCCTGTGGGATGAGATGCTCCATCAGGGAACAGAGATTTCTATGACCCATGAAGAGATCGCCAGACTTATCGGAAGCGCAAGAGAAGTGGTATCAAAAGTGCTGAAATATTTATCAGAGGAAGGAATTGTAACTCTGGGCAGGGGGAAGATTCGGATTGCCGCTAAAGAAAAGTTAAGAAATATCGCTCAGAAGGCATGA
- the uraA gene encoding uracil permease — protein sequence MGSRKIIQVEDKVPFKLLVPLSVQHMFAMFGASVLVPFLFGLNPAVVLFMNGVGTLLFMVLTKGKAPAYLGSSFAFIAPAQIVIQEMGYEYALGGFVAVGFLGCVLALIIYKFGSDWIDVVLPPAAMGPVVALIGLELSGSAADTAGILGDQVDMKNVIVFAVTLGVAVFGNILFRGFLSVIPILIAVIAGYAAALACGIVDFQAVAEASVFAVPNFSFPKFDLDAILMILPVLLVITSEHIGHQVVTSKIVGRDLLKNPGLHRSLLGDNLSTMLSGLIGSVPTTTYGENIGVMAVTKVYSVRVIAGAAVLSIICSFVGKLSTLIQTIPGPVIGGISFLLYGMIGASGIRILVDSQVDYGRSRNLTLTSVVFVTGLSGIAVKLGDIELAGMVLACVTGMVLSLIFHILDRLNLTNDQEETGETDEG from the coding sequence ATGGGAAGTCGAAAAATCATCCAGGTAGAGGATAAGGTTCCTTTTAAACTGCTGGTGCCTCTTAGCGTCCAGCACATGTTCGCTATGTTTGGCGCATCTGTCCTGGTGCCCTTCTTATTTGGGCTGAATCCAGCGGTGGTGCTGTTTATGAATGGTGTGGGTACGCTGCTGTTCATGGTGTTGACGAAGGGCAAAGCGCCGGCCTATCTGGGGTCTAGCTTTGCCTTTATCGCGCCTGCTCAGATCGTGATCCAGGAGATGGGATATGAATATGCCCTGGGCGGATTTGTAGCGGTTGGATTCTTGGGGTGTGTACTGGCGCTGATCATCTATAAATTTGGCTCGGACTGGATCGATGTTGTCCTGCCGCCGGCTGCCATGGGACCGGTAGTGGCGCTGATCGGTCTGGAACTGTCCGGAAGCGCCGCGGATACGGCTGGAATTCTTGGGGATCAGGTGGATATGAAAAACGTGATCGTATTTGCGGTTACTTTGGGAGTGGCTGTGTTTGGGAACATTTTATTCCGCGGATTCCTTTCGGTGATCCCGATCTTGATCGCGGTGATCGCCGGATACGCGGCGGCGCTGGCCTGCGGGATCGTGGATTTCCAGGCAGTAGCGGAGGCTTCTGTATTTGCGGTTCCTAATTTCTCCTTTCCAAAATTCGATCTGGATGCGATCCTGATGATCCTGCCAGTTCTATTGGTGATCACTTCGGAACATATCGGGCATCAGGTGGTGACAAGCAAGATCGTCGGAAGAGATCTGCTGAAAAATCCGGGGCTCCACCGGTCGCTTCTGGGAGATAACCTGTCCACTATGCTGTCCGGTCTGATCGGATCGGTTCCGACTACTACCTATGGTGAAAATATTGGAGTCATGGCGGTGACAAAAGTTTACAGCGTGCGGGTGATCGCGGGAGCCGCGGTATTGTCTATCATCTGTTCTTTTGTAGGGAAACTTTCTACGCTGATCCAGACCATTCCAGGCCCGGTGATCGGCGGCATTTCCTTCCTGCTCTATGGAATGATCGGAGCTTCTGGAATCCGTATTCTGGTGGATTCCCAGGTGGACTACGGACGGTCCAGGAATCTGACTTTGACCAGCGTAGTCTTTGTCACTGGTCTTTCTGGAATCGCGGTGAAGCTTGGAGATATAGAATTGGCGGGAATGGTGCTGGCCTGTGTAACGGGAATGGTCTTAAGCCTGATCTTCCATATTTTGGACCGGCTGAATTTGACCAACGACCAGGAGGAAACGGGAGAGACAGATGAAGGCTAA
- a CDS encoding PHP domain-containing protein, whose product MAGTLCDLHTHTVLSDASRTVEQVMDYARQIGLKYIAITDHDTLAGTEEAVELGEKYGIRVIPGTEISTRDENTGRTVHLLCYRPKDREGLQAFLDETLEHRRRQKLQMAANVQKRYPLLTQELVKEYAENSQSIYECHIMQPLCDLGYTNTAIGELMKSLISSKGSCFVPGKYPTTREAVRAVQEAGGIAVVAHAEQFDSFGLIEEYASKGWLQGVEVNHPRNGEESRRRLRKIVEKYGLLVTGGSDFHGQYARQPHPLGFCGCTVEEARKLMEYVD is encoded by the coding sequence ATGGCAGGGACGCTTTGTGACCTGCATACCCATACGGTTCTTTCCGATGCTTCCCGGACAGTGGAGCAGGTGATGGATTACGCCAGACAGATCGGGCTGAAATATATTGCTATCACAGATCATGATACGCTGGCCGGGACAGAAGAAGCGGTGGAACTGGGGGAAAAATACGGAATCCGGGTGATCCCTGGGACGGAGATTTCCACTAGAGATGAGAACACCGGGAGGACGGTACATCTGCTCTGCTATCGGCCCAAAGATAGGGAGGGGCTTCAGGCGTTTCTGGATGAGACACTGGAGCATCGGCGCAGGCAGAAACTCCAGATGGCGGCCAATGTACAGAAACGCTATCCCCTCCTGACGCAGGAGCTGGTGAAGGAATATGCCGAAAACAGTCAGTCTATCTACGAATGTCATATCATGCAGCCTTTGTGTGATCTGGGATATACCAATACGGCCATAGGCGAACTGATGAAATCCCTGATCTCATCCAAGGGGAGCTGTTTCGTGCCGGGGAAATATCCCACGACCAGGGAAGCAGTCCGGGCCGTCCAGGAAGCTGGCGGAATCGCGGTGGTGGCCCATGCGGAACAGTTCGATTCCTTTGGCTTGATCGAGGAATACGCAAGCAAAGGATGGCTTCAAGGAGTTGAAGTAAACCATCCAAGGAATGGAGAAGAATCCCGGCGAAGACTGCGGAAAATCGTGGAAAAGTACGGTTTGCTGGTGACGGGCGGAAGCGACTTCCACGGGCAGTATGCAAGACAGCCCCATCCGCTTGGATTCTGCGGCTGCACAGTAGAAGAGGCCCGGAAATTGATGGAGTATGTCGATTAG
- a CDS encoding GNAT family N-acetyltransferase: MECNLRKWRMEDKEELARLLNNPKILQNLRDGIPYPYRVKDAEEFIGATLAADENQTIAFAITAEDRLIGSIGVFRCGNIHFRTAEMGYYLGEPYWGKGYGTSAVKKICEYVFAHTDILRIFAEPFAYNQASCRVLEKAGFQLEGILRRNAVKNGNVLDMKMYALIREEKE; encoded by the coding sequence ATGGAATGCAACCTTCGTAAATGGCGGATGGAAGACAAAGAAGAACTGGCCCGTCTGTTGAATAATCCTAAGATTCTGCAAAATCTTCGGGATGGGATTCCTTATCCCTATAGAGTAAAGGATGCGGAGGAATTTATCGGGGCTACGCTGGCGGCAGACGAAAACCAGACCATAGCTTTCGCGATCACAGCAGAAGACAGGCTGATCGGCAGCATCGGGGTGTTCCGCTGCGGGAATATCCATTTCCGGACGGCGGAGATGGGCTATTATCTGGGAGAACCATATTGGGGAAAAGGATACGGAACAAGCGCGGTGAAAAAGATTTGTGAGTATGTGTTCGCCCATACAGATATCCTTCGGATTTTTGCGGAACCCTTTGCTTATAATCAGGCTTCCTGCAGGGTTTTGGAAAAAGCGGGATTTCAGTTGGAAGGGATTCTGCGCAGGAACGCGGTGAAGAATGGGAACGTGCTGGATATGAAAATGTACGCTCTGATAAGAGAAGAAAAGGAGTAA
- a CDS encoding GHKL domain-containing protein, producing MHYTFWNTTWPLLLSAFLAFLPWLVLNRILPVKKKKRCQVLLFFLCTVLMAIPCFIGDLHNLPFSFLAFFLSVWISCQTPLEQKLAAALLVSGSAFSVNALADNFLKSFAGWTVVYSPWYWVVKTGYWLVLFGITRKLFPRNGYFLPVNFWRLLLLLFLPPFGILSGPMILADSGFDSLIENNGFFFAWLFVLCMLYWVILLLAVPVLARQQDLEKKAHFSQMRWQYYQMVEHQQKEVRKLKHDMRNHLTALSGLTGKERDQYLQDLLDAPALNTKVTFCENQTANILLASKMEQAQELQACLDIEADIPDLPGIDPMDLCSLLGNALDNALEAVAKLPTKQRRISFHARAQKGLFVTEVRNSCAFSPSRDNTEGLPKTWKKDSKNHGLGLSNMQEIVERYGGRMNYQESPSEFVLFFYLSV from the coding sequence ATGCATTATACCTTTTGGAACACCACCTGGCCCTTACTTCTCTCCGCCTTTCTGGCTTTCCTGCCTTGGCTGGTCTTAAACCGGATCCTTCCGGTAAAAAAGAAAAAACGCTGCCAGGTTCTTTTATTTTTCCTGTGCACCGTTTTAATGGCAATTCCTTGTTTCATAGGAGACCTGCACAATCTCCCTTTTTCTTTTTTGGCGTTTTTCCTGTCTGTATGGATTTCCTGCCAGACGCCTTTGGAACAGAAGCTGGCTGCTGCCCTTCTCGTATCGGGAAGCGCTTTTTCCGTCAACGCCCTGGCTGATAACTTTCTAAAAAGCTTTGCAGGCTGGACTGTGGTCTATTCCCCCTGGTATTGGGTCGTTAAGACCGGCTATTGGCTGGTCCTGTTTGGGATCACAAGAAAGCTGTTCCCCAGGAACGGTTACTTCCTTCCCGTCAATTTCTGGCGTCTGCTCTTACTGTTATTCCTTCCGCCTTTTGGAATCTTGAGCGGTCCTATGATCCTGGCGGATTCTGGTTTCGACTCATTGATCGAGAACAACGGGTTCTTTTTCGCCTGGCTTTTTGTTCTGTGTATGCTCTACTGGGTCATCCTGCTTTTGGCCGTCCCCGTGCTGGCAAGACAGCAGGACTTGGAAAAGAAAGCCCATTTTTCCCAGATGCGCTGGCAGTACTATCAGATGGTGGAGCATCAGCAGAAAGAAGTCCGGAAATTAAAACATGACATGCGCAATCATCTCACCGCCCTGTCAGGGCTTACCGGAAAAGAACGGGACCAGTATCTGCAAGACCTGCTGGATGCCCCGGCTTTAAACACGAAAGTGACGTTCTGCGAAAATCAGACGGCCAATATCCTGCTGGCCTCCAAAATGGAACAGGCCCAGGAACTACAGGCCTGCCTGGATATAGAGGCAGACATCCCGGACCTGCCCGGCATAGATCCTATGGATCTTTGCTCACTTCTGGGAAATGCCCTGGACAACGCTCTGGAAGCAGTGGCAAAGCTCCCGACAAAGCAGCGCCGGATCTCCTTTCACGCCCGCGCACAGAAAGGGCTGTTTGTGACAGAAGTACGGAATTCCTGTGCCTTCTCTCCCAGCCGGGACAATACTGAAGGTCTGCCGAAGACCTGGAAAAAGGACTCGAAAAACCATGGCCTTGGTTTATCCAACATGCAGGAAATCGTGGAACGCTACGGCGGCCGGATGAATTATCAGGAATCTCCGTCCGAATTCGTTTTGTTTTTCTATCTGTCTGTGTGA
- a CDS encoding GNAT family N-acetyltransferase has product MILRAYRPSDCEEAAKLFYETVHAVNARDYTKEQLNAWASENIDLRKWDQSFQDHYSLVAVETRMAEEGKILGFGDMDETGYLDRLYVHKDHQRQGIAAMLCDRLEAYAWKKGAGSVITHASVTAKPFFEKRGYRVVREQQVSRQGILLTNYVMEKDHTDR; this is encoded by the coding sequence ATGATCCTCCGGGCATACCGGCCGTCTGACTGCGAAGAGGCGGCCAAACTGTTTTATGAGACAGTCCACGCGGTCAACGCCAGAGACTATACAAAAGAGCAGTTAAACGCCTGGGCTTCCGAGAACATAGATTTGAGAAAATGGGATCAGTCATTCCAGGATCATTACAGTCTGGTGGCAGTGGAAACAAGGATGGCAGAAGAAGGAAAGATCCTGGGATTTGGAGACATGGATGAAACGGGGTATCTGGACCGGCTGTACGTGCATAAGGATCACCAGAGGCAAGGGATCGCAGCCATGCTTTGTGACCGGCTGGAAGCATACGCCTGGAAGAAAGGGGCGGGCAGCGTGATCACCCATGCCTCTGTCACCGCTAAACCCTTTTTTGAAAAGCGGGGATACCGGGTGGTCCGGGAACAGCAGGTGTCAAGGCAGGGGATACTTCTGACCAACTATGTGATGGAGAAAGATCACACAGACAGATAG
- a CDS encoding ABC transporter ATP-binding protein, protein MLYVNNLHKSYQSGLKTYEVLKGVSLNVSKGEFTAVMGPSGSGKSTLLNCISCYIPYEEGVITLAGQKLSGLPEGELAKVRNEKLGFVFQDFMLLDGLTVRENILLPRIIHGEVDRDGEENADRLCEIFGISAIRDKYPAEISGGEKQRAAVARALINQPLLILADEPTGNLDSKSSRKVIDSFLEAQYTLEATIFMVTHDSFAASFCDRVIILRDGKVCRTLERQGDRAAFQDELLLTIKEMSGDEV, encoded by the coding sequence ATGCTTTATGTCAATAATCTGCACAAATCTTACCAAAGCGGCCTTAAGACCTATGAGGTGCTGAAAGGGGTCAGTCTGAATGTGAGCAAGGGAGAGTTTACTGCCGTTATGGGGCCATCCGGATCCGGGAAAAGTACCCTGCTAAACTGCATTTCCTGTTATATTCCTTATGAAGAAGGGGTGATCACCTTGGCGGGGCAGAAACTGTCCGGCCTGCCGGAAGGGGAATTGGCGAAAGTGCGCAACGAGAAGCTGGGATTCGTCTTTCAGGATTTTATGCTGCTGGATGGGCTGACAGTGCGGGAAAATATTCTGCTTCCCAGGATCATACACGGAGAAGTGGACCGGGACGGAGAAGAAAACGCGGACCGGCTCTGTGAGATTTTTGGAATTTCTGCTATCCGGGACAAATATCCGGCGGAGATCTCTGGAGGGGAGAAGCAGCGTGCGGCAGTGGCCCGCGCCCTCATCAACCAGCCTCTTTTGATCCTGGCGGATGAACCTACCGGCAATCTGGACTCCAAGTCCAGCCGGAAGGTGATCGATTCCTTTTTGGAAGCCCAGTATACATTGGAGGCCACTATTTTTATGGTGACCCATGACAGCTTTGCGGCATCCTTTTGTGACCGGGTTATTATCCTGCGGGACGGGAAAGTCTGCCGGACTCTGGAAAGGCAAGGAGACCGGGCGGCGTTTCAGGATGAACTGCTGCTGACGATCAAGGAAATGAGTGGTGATGAAGTATGA
- a CDS encoding response regulator transcription factor, translating into MLRIGICDDEAASREALYLTLDPLLLEGESVIYEFSNGKSAVNWLEKHPGEMELLFLDVEMTPFSGLEAARKIRSFDRDLFLVFVTGHEEFALGGYQVQAADYIVKPASSQRLLEILLRVRQELNEKDGAALTFKSPDGIFRIPFRSIDYLYSEKRLVHVVSRGVDTSFYGKLDAVMERLPKQFVRIHNRYAVNAGAVEQVTGTKVTIAGEALPISRAMRQEALDAFARFLLT; encoded by the coding sequence ATGTTGAGGATCGGCATCTGCGATGACGAAGCCGCGTCAAGAGAAGCCTTATATCTGACGCTGGATCCCCTTCTTCTGGAAGGAGAATCGGTGATCTATGAATTTTCCAATGGGAAAAGCGCCGTGAACTGGCTGGAAAAACATCCCGGGGAGATGGAACTTCTCTTTCTGGATGTAGAGATGACTCCCTTCTCCGGCCTTGAGGCCGCACGGAAGATCCGCTCCTTTGACCGGGATCTATTCCTGGTATTCGTGACTGGCCATGAAGAATTCGCCCTTGGCGGTTATCAAGTCCAGGCCGCTGATTACATTGTAAAGCCTGCTTCTTCCCAGCGTCTTCTGGAGATCCTTCTGCGGGTACGCCAGGAACTAAACGAAAAGGACGGCGCGGCCCTTACCTTTAAAAGCCCAGATGGGATTTTCCGGATCCCCTTCCGCAGCATTGACTATCTTTACAGCGAAAAACGGCTGGTGCATGTGGTCAGCCGGGGTGTGGATACCTCTTTCTACGGGAAGCTGGATGCGGTCATGGAACGGCTGCCCAAACAGTTTGTCCGTATCCACAACCGCTACGCGGTCAATGCCGGCGCCGTAGAACAGGTCACCGGAACAAAAGTCACCATCGCCGGAGAAGCTCTCCCTATCAGCCGCGCCATGAGGCAGGAAGCATTGGACGCTTTCGCCCGGTTCCTGCTTACTTAA